CAGAAATGGTGCTGACGGCGAAAGCCGGGACGCCGATGGCTGAGATCGAGGCGGCGGTGACTGAGAAAGGCCAGTCGCTGGCCTTTGAACCGCCGGATCATCGCGGTTTGATGGGGACGACAGGGGAGCCGACGATTGGCGGCGCCTTCAGCGTCAATGCTTCCGGTCCTCGGCGCTTTGTGGCAGGCGCGGCGCGCGATCACCTGCTGGGTGTTCGCTTCGTCAATGGCAAAGGCGAGGCGATCAAAGCAGGCGGGCGGGTGATGAAGAATGTCACCGGGCTCGATCTGGCGAAGCTTCTGGCCGGTTCACACGGCACGCTTGGGTTTCTGACGGAAGTCACCTTCAAGGTTCTGCCGCGTCCGCGCCTGACACAAACCGTTGTGGTGTCAGGTCTTGACGACGCGGCTGCCGCCCATGCCATGGCCGTCGCGCTTGCCATGCCGGTCGAGGTGACAGGCGCTGCCCATCTCCCGGAACTTGTTCGACCCCGCCTGATCGGCGGAAATCTACCGGATGGGCCAGCCACGGTATTGCGGCTGGAAGGCCTGCCTGCCTCGGTGCGCGAGCGGACGGAAAAGCTTTTAGCGGTGATGGAACGGCTTGGACCCGTCACGCTGCTGGATGAGCCGCAAAGTCTTGTTGTTTGGCGGGAAATCCGCGATGTACGCCCCTTCGCGGCCATGTTGGACAAGCCTGTCTGGAAAGTATCCGTCGCACCGACCGCAGGCCATCACCTGGTCGCTGGCCTACGCCTGCATGCGGCTATCGATGCCTTTTACGACTGGCAGGGCGGTCTGGTCTGGATGCAGATGGAGGCGGATACCGATGCAGACCTTGTGCGTGCCGGCATCAAAGCCCTGGGCGGCGGCCATGCGACTTTGATACGCGCCAGCGATACACAAAGGGTGTCGGTTGCTGCTTTTGAGCCGGAAGAGGCAGCCGTTGCATTGTTGTCGCAGCGGTTGCGGGGAAAATTCGACCCGTCGGGGATATTTGATCCGGGATTCACGGGCGCAAGGTTGGCCAGTTAGCGAGCAGGAAGCGGTAGATAATGCAGACGAATTTCACGCTGGCCCAACTTGCCGATCCAAAAACCGCTGAAGCCGAGAGAATCCTGCGCCGTTGCGTGCATTGCGGCTTCTGCACCGCGACCTGTCCCACCTATGTCACGCTTGGCAATGAGTTGGACAGTCCGCGCGGGCGCATCTATCTGATCAAGGATATGCTGGAAAACGGGCGGGCGGCGGATGAGGAAATCGTCACGCATATCGACCGATGTCTGTCCTGTCTGGCCTGTACGACGACCTGTCCCTCCGGTGTCGATTATATGCATCTGGTCGACCATGCGCGCAACCATATCGAAAATACCTATAAGAGGCCGCTTGCCGACCGGTTGATCCGTAAGCTGCTGGCGGCGGTGCTGCCTTATCCGGGGCGCATGCGGGTGGCGCTGGCCTTTGCCCGGCTCGGACGCCCCTTTGCGCCACTGATGGAGCGTGTTGCCGCCTTGAAGCCTATGGCGGCGATGTTGCGACTGGCGCCTCAGGATGTGCCTTATCCATCGCCTGTGTCGCGTCCGGGTTTGCATTCGGCGCGGGGCAATCGCAAAGGCCGGGTGGCGCTTCTGACCGGCTGTGCCCAATCGGTGCTTGATCCCGGTATCAATGACGCGACCGTTGCGCTCCTGACCCGGCTGGGTATCGAGGTCGTC
This portion of the Allorhizobium ampelinum S4 genome encodes:
- a CDS encoding FAD-binding protein → MSAFLAPQTEDEAAAIIAESATTGRALAIKGGGTRAGFGNRLETDAILSSSGLFGIVAYNPAEMVLTAKAGTPMAEIEAAVTEKGQSLAFEPPDHRGLMGTTGEPTIGGAFSVNASGPRRFVAGAARDHLLGVRFVNGKGEAIKAGGRVMKNVTGLDLAKLLAGSHGTLGFLTEVTFKVLPRPRLTQTVVVSGLDDAAAAHAMAVALAMPVEVTGAAHLPELVRPRLIGGNLPDGPATVLRLEGLPASVRERTEKLLAVMERLGPVTLLDEPQSLVVWREIRDVRPFAAMLDKPVWKVSVAPTAGHHLVAGLRLHAAIDAFYDWQGGLVWMQMEADTDADLVRAGIKALGGGHATLIRASDTQRVSVAAFEPEEAAVALLSQRLRGKFDPSGIFDPGFTGARLAS
- the glcF gene encoding glycolate oxidase subunit GlcF; this encodes MQTNFTLAQLADPKTAEAERILRRCVHCGFCTATCPTYVTLGNELDSPRGRIYLIKDMLENGRAADEEIVTHIDRCLSCLACTTTCPSGVDYMHLVDHARNHIENTYKRPLADRLIRKLLAAVLPYPGRMRVALAFARLGRPFAPLMERVAALKPMAAMLRLAPQDVPYPSPVSRPGLHSARGNRKGRVALLTGCAQSVLDPGINDATVALLTRLGIEVVVPKGEGCCGALVHHMGRETDALAAARRNIDAWMAEIGSGETSGLDAIVITTSGCGTTIKDYGHMLRHDPVYSAKAARVSALAKDVSEYLASLDLPQQADKGVTVAYHSACSLQHGQKITALPKLLLKTAGFTVRDPAEGHLCCGSAGTYNILQPDISQQLKARKLRNIQAVNPDVVAAGNIGCMTQIGSGTDIPVVHTVELLNWAFGGEKPQKLKDL